The DNA region GCTCGCCGAGTGAGCGGATTCGCGTTCTCAGTTCTTCGGGTGGTTCGGGGAGCGGGAAGGGATCGAAGCAAGAGGTTTTTACGTAGACTGGATCATTACCAACCCCCAAACGACCTCCAGCGGCTAATGCCCAGGCCACGTGGATACGAGACGACAAAACACCCAGGTGAAATGCATCGTCTATACCGATATTGACTAGCTTGTTATCTGGCCGGATCGAGGCGTCGAGGAACTGAAAAAAACGGTGCTTGGAGGTTTCGACCGTGGCGATGTAGCGCGGGAGGCCTTTGAGAAAGTGGCGTAAATCTGTATGACGTCGGCCAAACCACCACCAATATTCACGCCTGAATCTCTCTCGATTTTGTTCTCGCTCCGGCTTCACTCGATCCGCCACCCACTGATAGACAGCGGGGAAGCTATCAAGGACCTCGGATTCGGTAAGGGGAAACAGGTCGATGACCATCACCCCGCGCGGGCGAGCAGCCAAATCCCTACCGTTGCGATAATGGAGAATGTGCTCATCCAGCCCCGGAACCTTACCCAGCCCCAACCCCGCCGCTTCCTGGGGCGTGACTATAAAACCGGCGCCATGAAGTTTAACGCCAGGGCTGCAAAGTTTTTCGTTGGCGCGAAGCGGTTTGCTCGAAGTCACGTCGGCGCCGATCCGCAGGTCCGGCGCGACTTTCCCGCGTCGCTCCTTCAATGTCACCCCCGGAGAATCGCTATTGAGGTCTGATTCCCCGATCACCAATTTTAGCGCGCCGCTCTTTGCGCCCGCCACGCCAACGGTCATGGCGATACGCACGGCGGATTTGTCGGCGGATTTCATCCACGGGTGATCGGGGATGGCCATGGCAAGAGACAAGGGTTTTCTGGCGTTCAAGTGATGTTCGATCACACGACGGGAGAATTTTTGGGTAACGGAATTTGTGGTGATCAGGCCAAAGCGGCGAGCTTTCTTGGCGCGAACAGTCTCCGCCGCCTTGTCCCAAAAATGCATAACGAAATCGGCTCCACCCGGGATATGATTTCGGCAAGACCAGCAGGCTTCGGCATAACCGTCCCCCAATTCGCGGCGCATGTCCTTGCCGCCGATGAACGGCGGGTTGCCTACGATGAAATCGGCTTGGGGCCAGGTGGCAGGGCGTGGGTTGAGGTAGGTTCGAAGCTCGGTTCGGGCTTCTTCATCTGGAATTTCCTCGCCCGTAATAGGGTGCAATTTGTAGGTCACGCCGTCCCAGCGGGTGACGGGCCGACCGCTCTCGTCGCGCAGCACGTCCCATTTGTCATATTGGATAATGGCGTCCTGTTCGCGGATGTTGGCGAAGTTCTTGAGTACCGGTTCGGCAGGCATGGTCTTGCCGCGTGTACGGAAATGCCACTGCAAATACCCGATCCAGAGAACCAGTTCGGCGATGGCCACGGCGCGGGGATTGATCTCCAGGCCCAGGAACTGGTGAGGGTCCACAGTGTGGCGGTCCAGTTCCAAGTTGGCCTGGGTAACGCCTAGGTCGGCGAGTGCCTCGATGACTTCGCCTTCCAGGCGCTTCATCAACTCCAGCGACACATAGAGGAAGTTGCCGGTGCCGCAGGCGGGATCGAGAACCCGAGTCTCGCAAAGTGTCCGGTGGAAATCCTTGACCAACTTGCGGGCTTCTGCCGCCTTTCCAGCCTCGGCCAATTGCGCGGCGGCCGCCTGTACGTCGCGCCAATCGGCTCTTAGCGGTTCGATAACGGTCTCCACCACCAAGCGCTCCACATAGACCCGTGGCGTGTAATGAGCACCGAGCTTGTGCCGTTCGCCGGGATCGAGGGCGTTTTCGAGAAGGGTTCCGAAGATAGCGGGTTCAACGTCCTTCCAATCTCGAATGGCGGCGATGGTCAAAAGGTCCAAGTCCTCCTCGGTGATTTTCAGGGCGGTCGAGTTCTTGAAGAGACCACCGTTGAAACGGGCAACATCCTCCATCAGTTCGGTTGAATAGCCGCCCTGGTTCATGGCCTGCCAAAGGTGTTGAAGCGCGAAATGCAGCTTGTCGGCGCGTCCTTTGTAATCCTTGAGCAGCTTGGTGAAGCAATCGCGCTTCAGCAGCCCCACGTCCTCGGCGAACATGGTGAAGAGGCAACGCATAAGGAACAGCGCCACCTTTCCCGCGATGTCCCGTTTGTCGCCGATCAGGTCGCCGGGGCGTTGCTTGTCGGGCAGCGCCCTGATCATTCG from Candidatus Glassbacteria bacterium includes:
- a CDS encoding class I SAM-dependent DNA methyltransferase, producing the protein MSEGNKQIEAFIDRWGKVSGKERTYYQVFLNELCDLIGVEKPGAEGGDDYCYERTVTARRIEGPEPSNFIDLYKRDCFVLEAKQSRKRERLAMEARQLSLGVGEQTGQQGRRGSGQWDTLMRNAREQAERYAKSLPSEEGWPPFLVIVDVGHVIELYADFSLQGKHYAQFPDRQSFRIYLEDLRDETVRERLHHVWTDPQVLNPARRTAEVTREIAELLAKLSKSLETRMIRALPDKQRPGDLIGDKRDIAGKVALFLMRCLFTMFAEDVGLLKRDCFTKLLKDYKGRADKLHFALQHLWQAMNQGGYSTELMEDVARFNGGLFKNSTALKITEEDLDLLTIAAIRDWKDVEPAIFGTLLENALDPGERHKLGAHYTPRVYVERLVVETVIEPLRADWRDVQAAAAQLAEAGKAAEARKLVKDFHRTLCETRVLDPACGTGNFLYVSLELMKRLEGEVIEALADLGVTQANLELDRHTVDPHQFLGLEINPRAVAIAELVLWIGYLQWHFRTRGKTMPAEPVLKNFANIREQDAIIQYDKWDVLRDESGRPVTRWDGVTYKLHPITGEEIPDEEARTELRTYLNPRPATWPQADFIVGNPPFIGGKDMRRELGDGYAEACWSCRNHIPGGADFVMHFWDKAAETVRAKKARRFGLITTNSVTQKFSRRVIEHHLNARKPLSLAMAIPDHPWMKSADKSAVRIAMTVGVAGAKSGALKLVIGESDLNSDSPGVTLKERRGKVAPDLRIGADVTSSKPLRANEKLCSPGVKLHGAGFIVTPQEAAGLGLGKVPGLDEHILHYRNGRDLAARPRGVMVIDLFPLTESEVLDSFPAVYQWVADRVKPEREQNRERFRREYWWWFGRRHTDLRHFLKGLPRYIATVETSKHRFFQFLDASIRPDNKLVNIGIDDAFHLGVLSSRIHVAWALAAGGRLGVGNDPVYVKTSCFDPFPLPEPPEELRTRIRSLGERLDAHRKKVLEDHKQLTMTGLYNVMEKVRTGETLSEAEKDVYDAGLVGVLRRIHDDLDKAVAEAYGWSFDLSDEGILERLVALNHERAEEEKKSKVRWLRPEFQAPKEVEKAAPKAEQLMADLVVAEKGVKKTSLPRALPEQVAAIRAVLEKQEAPITALDLARYFRQGKKVEKKVEELLSTLALLGQAVKINDCYILSE